The following is a genomic window from Dermatophilaceae bacterium Soc4.6.
CGACCTGTGCGGCGCCCAGCCCCCGAACGGCGCGCACAAGGCTTCATGTGTCGACGTGTGCGGCGGCCCGTCAGCCCCAGTGGGGTGGGCGTTGCTCGGTGAGCCAACGCTGGTGGGCGGCATCGTCGACCCGCTCACCCCAACCGGCGTCGGTGTCGTCGAGGGTGGGGTCGTCGGTCACCGGCTGGTCGAGGGGCGTCCCCGTCGGCCCGCGGGTCGCGCGCCGCGGTCCTCGCCGCCGCGCAACCGCACCGTCGGCCAGACCGTCGGCCGCACCGTCCAGCGTCCGGTCCGCGTCACCGCTCGCGCCCGTCGCCTCCTCGCTCACGACGGCACCCCCGGCGCCCCTCCAGGATCCCCCTCGCCCGAGCCGGGCGGGGGCGGCCTCGTCGCCGCGACCACGCGGGCGACCTCGCGGGCCGGGTCGCGGTAGAGGTCCGTCGACCACACCCGCACGAAGCGCCAGCCGAGGCCGGTGAGGTGCTCCTCCCACAGCCGGTCGCGCTCGCGGGTGCCGGTCATGGCGGCATACGAGGCGCCGTCGCCCTCGACGGCGACGGGAGGCAGGTCGCGGTGGCGGGGGTCGGTGACGACGAGGTCGATCACGTGCCGGCCGGAGCCGACGTCTTCGAGCACCTGCAGGCCCTCGCGCCGCAGCCGGTCACCGAGGTCGGCCATCAGCGGGTCACGGGCCCGGTCGCCGGTTGCCCGGGGGTCGGTCGCGGCCGCCTCGAGGTCGACCAGCAGCCGCCGCAGCGCCAGCGGGCCCGGGTCGCGCAGCCGTTCGACGTCGAGGTCGTCGGCGTCGAGGGCAGTGACCAGGGTCAGCCGGGTGCGGGCCCTCGACGTCGCCGACACGAGCAGTCGGTCGGCACCGGGAGCCATCAGGTCGGGGAAGCGGTGCAGCACCCGGCCGTGAGGCGTCTTGCCGTAGCCGACCGACAGGATCACCGCATCCCACCGCGACGGGCCCAGGTCGTCGAGACCCCGCACGTCGAAGGCCTCGGACGACCCGCCGCCGGCCTGCGCAAAGAAGCCCTCGCCGTCGTCGAGCTCGCGCAGCTCGTGGGCGAGCACCAGCCGCAGCCGGTCCGCGTGCGCCGCCGTGACCCCGATGACCCCGAGCGACTCGGTCGGTCGGGTGCGGGCGTGCTCGATCACGAGCTCGACGACCCGCGACACCTCGGCCTCGGTCGACTCGATCGCGGTCTCGCTGCCGGCGACGACGAGCCCCACCCCCTCGACCCGCACGACCCGCACGGGTGACTCCTCGCGCACGCCCGGCGCGGTCATCAGCCACTCACCGGATGCCGCCTGGTCGGCAGCGCGCAGGAGCCGTTCGTCGGTGCTGCGGTGGTCCCACACCAGGCGCCGGGTGGGCAGCACCTCGGCCAGGGCGTCGAACGCCGAGCGCATCCCGTGTGCCGCGTCACCGGCAACCGGCTCGACCGCACCGACCGGGGCCGCAGGGGCCGCATGTGCCACCGGGGCCACCGGGGCCACCGGTGCGACCGGCTCGTCGGTCGACCCGTCCGCCTGCTGCGACGCACTCGACGGCAGGGCGGGTGGCGCGGGCGGCGAGGTGGTGAACGGCGTCGGCGCCGGCCCGGCCGGGTCGCCGAGCACGACGACCTGCCGGGCCCGGGTGAGCGCCGAGATCGCCTCCTGCTGCGTGAGCAGCCCGGCCGACTCGATGACGACGACGTCGAAGAGGGGGCCGGGAGGCACGGTCTCGGCGACGGCATACGGGCTCAGGACCCAGCAGGGGCGGGTGGCCAGCAGCAGCGGGCCGCTGGTGACGAGCAGGTCGCGGACCGCGCGCGGGCGACCGGAGTCGTCGGCCTCGGCGAGGAGACCGGCGGCGACCCGGGGTTCGGCCGAGACGGCCGCACGGGTGCGCCCGTCGACGACCGAGCGGACCCGGGCCGCGGTCGCCGCCCGGTGCGCGGTGTCGGCCGCGACGTAGCCCGTGGCCGCGGCGCGCAGGCGCTCACCATCGTGCGCGGCGTAGAAGGGGTCGGTGCGCGTGACGTGACGCACGATCGAGACCCACCAGACGTGGTCGAGCTCGGCCGCGACCTCGTCGGCGCCGACCCCACGGGCGGCGAAGTCGGTGACGACGTCGCCGAGGCCGCTGGCCCGCAGCTCGTCGACGATCGGGATGACCTGCGGCAGGATGCGCAGCCGGTCGGTGTGCTCGGCCAGCGCGGCCAGCCGGTCGCCGAGCTCGGCCAGCGTCAGGCGCAGCAGGTCGACTCCCCCCGACCGGGTCGTCGACAGCAGCTCGCCCAGCCAGCCCAGGTCGGCGCGGAGCCGCTCGTAGGTCTGCAGGGCCTCGTCGAGCTGCGGCGAGATCTCGGGGCGGCCACCGGCGCCGACCAGCTCGTGCCAGGCCCGGCGGTGCCGACGGGCCGCGACCAGCTCGGCGTGCAGGTCGGCCGGTGGGCGGCCCGGGCGCAGGAGGCGACGGGCCTGGGCCCGCACCCGGGCGCGGGTGAAGGTGCCGAGCGCGGCGCCCGCCGGGGGCTCGTCGCGACGCTGCTGCGCCGAGGCGGTGGCGGCGACGTGCTCGTCGAGAGGGGTGTCGAAGACCTCGGGGCGGAAGACCTCGAGGGTGTCGCGCACCCCGGCCATGATGCCGAGCGCGTGGGCCCAGTCGTCGACCGTGGCCGCGCGGGGCAGCGACGAGGCCTGCAGCACGACGTCGAGCGCGGCGGTCGCCCGGTCGAGACCCCCGCCGGCGAGCCGGGTGACGACCTCCTGCGCGCGCTCGGCGTCGACGTCGGTGGCCACGTGCGCGCCGTACCACGGGTCGTCGGCTGCGCGGCCGGACCAGGCGCCGACCAGGGCGGCCTCAGTGAGACGCTGGGCCAGCTCGTCGAGCCGGGCCCGCGGCAGCTCGAGCAGCGTCTGGCCCTGCAGGCGCACCCGCGACGACGGGGCCGGCGTGCGCAGGGCGAGCTCGGCGATGGCCCACTGGGCCTGGTGCACGCTGACGCCCCACGGCGAGCGCACCTCGTGCAGCGCCGCGACGTGGTCGCGCAGCACGTCACGGTGGGCCGTGAGCACGCCCGGGTCGGGGGCGAGCACCGGCTGCTCGAGCTGCCGGTCGCGGCGGTCAACGACCCTCGCGAAGGAGTCGACGACCTGCTGGAGGGTGGCCCGGCGGTCGGTGCCGGCCGACGCGGCGTCGAGCACGAGGTCACCAAGCGGACCGAGCCGAGCGACGAGGTCGGTCAGGTCGCGGCGCAGGGGCGAGACGACGAGCACGGAGCGGCCCTCGCCGGCCAGGGCCGCCACGAGCGCGGCCACGGTCTGGGTCGCGCCGGTGCCCGGCGCCGTCGTGACCGCGAGGCTCGCGCCGCGCACGACGGCGTCGACGACGTCGCCCTGTGAGGCGTCGAGGGGCAGGACGAGCCGCTCGGCGCCCGGGTCGCGGTCAGGATCGGGGTCGGGGTCGGGGGTGGCGGCCCGCACCGCCGCCCGCGCGTCCCCGTCGCCGGCCAGCGCGGCGACCACGTCGTGGTCGGTCAGGTCGGCGGCGTGGTCGGCGAGGTCGGAGACCATGGCCAGCTTGCTGTGCGGGAAGGTGCCGACCACCAGCCGGGGCGCCACGGCGAAGCCGGGCAGGTCGGCGCACACGACCTGGAGCACGGCATACGCCGGGCGGGGGTCGAAGCCGCCCGAGGCGACCGCGCTCGCAGCGAGCGCGGCCTCGTCGAGCTCGATGCCCGCCTGGGCGCGCAGGGCTCGCACGAGCACGGGGTTGACCTCGACCTCGGAGCCGAGCTGCAGCTCGACCTCGGGGTCGAGCGGCCCGACCAGGGCGGTGCCGTGGGGGCGCAGGATGATCGGGCGCAGCAGGACCGGCGCCTGCGGCGAGCGCCCCCCGGTGCCCCACGTGGCCAGCCCGAGCGCGAGGAAGCCGACGTGCAGCCCTCGCTGCTCGAGCACCCGGTCACAGGTCGTGGCGATGGCCCGCGCACGGGCCCGGGCCTTGGACACCGCGCTGCGCTCGCGCACGAGGTCGGAGACGGTCGTCGGACGGCCGGCCAGCAGCTTGGAGACACCGCTCGGGTGGGCGGTCGTCAGGTCGAGGGTGCCGAGCGGCAGGTCCCGGAACCACAACAGCGTGTTGGGCCCGCCGACGTCGGCCAGGGCCCGCTGCCACCCGCGTACGGCGTCGCGCACGAGGGTGGTGCGGAAGGGCGCGGGCCACGCCGGTGCCCCGGGCGCACCCGGACCACCGGCGCTCCGGCGGGGGTCGTCGTCGGTGGGGCTCACCACGGCAGGCTAACGAACGACCCGGGGTGCGGCGTTCAGGTCGTGGCGGCGCGGCGGCCGAAGCGACCCTTGGGCGGCAGGGCCAGGCGGAAGATCTTGGCCCAGGTCGAGCCGACCTGACGGTGGATGGGGCCGCTGTTGTAGGGCAGGCCGTAGCGGGTGCAGATCTCGCGCACCTTCGGGGCGACCTCGGCATACCGGTTGCTGGGCAGGTCGGGGAAGAGGTGGTGCTCGATCTGGTGGCTGAGGTTGCCGGTCATGAAGTGCATGGCCTGCGAGCCCTCGATGTTGGCCGAGCCGATCATCTGCCGCACGTACCAGTCACCGCGGGTCTCGCCCTCGATCATCTCCTCGGTGAAGGTGTCGGCGCCCTCGGGGAAGTGGCCGCAGAAGATCACGGCGTGCGCCCAGATGTTGCGGATCGCGTTGGCGGTCAGGGTGCCGAGCAGGGCCGGCACGAAGGAGCCGGTGAGCGCCGCGACGGCCGGGGTGGCGAAGTAGTCCTTGCCGAACTGCCGGGCGACCTTGCGGCCGACCGCCCGCAGGTCGCGGCGCAGCTCGGTCTTCGACTTCTTGCCGCTGACGACCTCTTCGATCTCGAGGTCGTAGACGGCGATGCCCCACTCGAAGACGGGGGCCAGGAGGGCGTTGTAGAGCGGGTTGCCGAGGTTCCACGGCTGCCACACCTGGTCCTCGCTCATGCGCAGCATGCCGTAGCCCACGTCGCGGTCCTTGCCCACGACGTTGGTCCACACGTGGTGCAGGTCGTTGTGGGTGTGCTTCCACGACGCGGCGGGGGTCACGAAGTCCCACTCCCAGGTGGTGGAGTGGATGTCGGGGTCGCGCATCCAGTCCCACTGGCCGTGGAGCACGTTGTGCCCGATCTCCATGTTCTCGATGATCTTGGCGACCGAGAGCATGCCGACGCCCGCGATCCAGGCCGGCGGGAAGCTCGCGAAGACGAGGCTGGCCCGTCCGGCCAGCTCGAGGGTGCGCTGGGCGCGGATGACGCGACGGATGTAGGCCGCGTCCTTCGCGCCGCGGTCGGCCATCACGGCCTCCTTGATCGCGTCGAGCTCGGCCCCGAGGGCCGCGACGTCGTCGTCGCTGAGGTGGGCAGCGGCGGTGGGGCGCATGAGGGGGCTGCCCTCGACCTCGAAGAGGGCGCGACGGGGACGCACCTTGGGCTCGCTGGTGGGCGTGGCGCTCGGGGTGTCGAGTCGCTCGGCGATGGCGGTCATGGGATCTCCTTGGGGATCGGACGTCGGGGGAACGAGTGGTGGGCGGCGTCAGTGCCGCTGCGGGTGGGCAGGCGTGAAGTGGGGTGGGGGCGCTAGACGTCGAGGAAGACGTCGCCGGCCGCGGTGGAGACGCAGGTCTGGATCAGCTCGCCCTGGTCGCCGTGCACCTCGCCCGAGCGGATGTCGCGCACCCGTCCGGACTGCAGGGGCACCAGGCAGCTCTGGCAGATGCCCATGCGGCACCCGCTCGGCATGATGAGCCCGGCGTCCTCACCGGCGTCGAGCAGGGTCGTGGACCCGTCGACGTCGATCTCGCGGTCGGACTTCTCGAAGACGACCCGGCCGCCCTCGCCGCCGGCGCCGGGGGCCACCACGGCGGCGAAGCGCTCGATGACCAGGTGGTGCTCGACCTCCGCGCCCTTCCACAGCAGCTCGGCGGCGTCGATCATCTCGGTGGGCCCGCAGACGTAGGTCGCCCGCTCGCGCCAGTCGGGCACGAGCGCGTCGAGGTCGGCGGTCGTCGTCAGGTCGAGACGGCCGCGCTCGCCGGTGGTCCAGTGGTGGACGGTCAGGCCGTGGTCGAGGGCGGCGAGCTCGTCGAGCTCGTCCTTGAAGAGCGCGGTCTGCGGGGTGCGCGACGAGTGCACGAGCTGCACGTCGGCGTCGGCGCGACGCCGCACGAGGGTGCGGATCATCGACATGACGGGCGTGAGCCCGCTGCCGGCCGTGATCATCAGCAGGGGGCGCGGGTGCTCCGGGAGCACGAAGTCGCCCTGCGGCGGCGCGAGGAAGAGCACGTCACCCGGCTGGGTGCGGTGCACCAGCGCCTGCGAGATGGCGCCGATCGCGGTGACGGTGATCGCGGGGTCGTCGCCGCCCGCGGTGGTCAGGGAGTAGGAGCGCCACTGGCGTACGCCGTCGATCTCGACGCCGATGCGGGCCCACTGGCCGGCCTGGTGGGCGTGCCAGCCGCGGCCGGGACGGAAGTGGATGGTGGCGGAGTCGGGGGTCTCGCGATCGACCCGGGTGACGACCCCCCGCAGCTGCCGGGCCGACGAGAGGGGGTTGACCAGGCGCAGGAAGTCCTCCGGGGCGTGCGGGGTCGTGAAGACCCGGGCGACGCTGGTTAGGGGACGGAATCTGCTCACATAGCAATATTCGCAGCAGAGGGGCCCGTGGATCTCGTGCAGCGGCATACAGTGTGGACGTCTAGACTGTTTCGAGAAGATAAAAATGAGGATGAGACCGTGGTCACAGGTTCTTCACGGCCACCATGGTTGGCACTCCCCGCTGAAATCGCTACTCTCCTGCGCCCCACGCTCCCCGCGCTGGTGGAGGAGATCATCGCCGGGATCCGCGACGGCGTGCCGGTCTATGCGAGGCCCTTCGAGGGTCGCTTCGGGCAGGCCGTGCGCCGGGGCACCGAGGTCGCCCTCACCAGCTTCCTCGCCCTGCCGGGCACCTCGCGCGACGCGCTGTCAGAGCAGGCGAGGGACGTCTACGTCGCGCTCGGGCGCGGCGAGGTGCGCCAGGGCCGCACCCTCGACAGCCTGCTCGCGGCCTATCGGTTGGGCACGCGGGTGACGGTGCGGCGCTTCTCGGAGGCGGCGATGGCCGGCGGGCACGACGCCCCGATGCTCATCGCGCTCAGCGAGTCGATCCTGGTCTACATCGAGGAGGTGTCGGCCGCGAGCGCACAGGGCTTCGCCTTCGAGCAGTCGGAGCGGGCCGGTGAGACCGACCGGCGCCGCGTCGAGGTGCTCGAGCTGATCCTGCGCGGGCAGGCCGACGAGGTGGCGGTGCAGCAGGCGGCGACCGCGGCCGGGTGGTCGCTGCCCGCGACCCTGGTGGCCGTCATCCTGCCCTCGGGCGAGGCGACCGGCTCACGCTTCGCGCTCGGACCGCGCTCGATCGTCATGGCCCGCGAGACCGACGCCGTCGGGCTGGTGCCCGCCCCGCAGTCGGCGCAGGCGCGGCGGCAGCTCGAGTCGGCCCTCAAGGGTCGCCTGGCGGTGGTCGGCCCGGCCCGGGACTGGCGCCACGTGCCGGAGTCGCTGCGGTTGGCCACGACGGCCATGACGGTGCTCGGGGCCGAGGACCCCACTCAGCCCGGGCGGGCCCTGTGGGTCGAGGAGCACCTGACCGACATCGTGCTCGGCGCGGAGGCCGGGGCGCTGCACGACCTCGGCGCAAAGCGGCTCGCCCCGTTGGCGACCCTGCGCGGCGCCTCCCGCGACAAGCTCGAGACGACGCTGCTGTCGTGGCTCCGGCACTGGGGTCAGCGCACCCCCGTCGCCGACGAGCTGGGCATCCACCCCCAGACCGTCGGCTACCGCGTCGGTCAGCTGCGCGAGCTCTTCGGCGACGCGCTCGACGACCCGCAGGTGCGGTTCGAGCTCGAGCTGGTGCTGCGGGCCCGGGTCGCGCTGCCCTGAGCACCGCGCCGGAGGCCGGGTCGTCGGGGCCGGGTCAGTCCTTGCCGGTCGCGCTGCGCAGCCGGTCGATGTGCTGCGACGCCTCCGCCTTGGTCATGTCGGCGGGCAGCTCCTCGCCGGCCTGACGGGCGAGGGTGTCCAGATAGCTCTTCTGCGACTCGGTGATGGGGTCGCCGCCGCTGACCCAGTCGGACGGGTCCTTCTCGAGGGAGGGGTCGTCGGTGGACGTGGTGGCGTCGGTGGCGCCGAGCATCTCCGGCTCGGTGCTCGCGTCGGGGGTGGGCTGCTCGGGGGTGGGCTGGGTGGGGGTCTGCTGCGTCATGCGGTCACCATGCCCCCCGCCACCGACAGCCAACCCCGTGCGCCGCCAACCGTGAGGCCGGCTACCAGCTCTGCGTGAGGCGAGGACGCCGGCGATGACCGGGTCGACGGCGCGCTCGACGGTGCGCTCGACCGCCGGCTGAATGGTCTCGGCAGGTCGGGGCCGGGCGGGCCGGGCCACGACGGCCGACAGGATGCTCTCGCGGTCGGCGAAGGGACGGTAGCGGCCCTGGGCGTGACCCCGACGCGACGGGTGACGTCGCGCAGCCTGAGGGCTGCGGGTCCACCCGCAGCGCTGACGCCCGCGTGTGAGGCCCGTGTGACCCAGGCCTCGGGTCCGAGGGCGTTTGCCGCCCCACCGCCCGGGTAGGTGAACCATCGACGCTGACCACAACCTCGCGTGGCAGCACGAAGGAGAGATGGACATGAGCGCTGACGCCAAGATCGCCAAGGACCTCGTCGAGACCCTGAAGGACGGCCAGAAGGGCTACGCGGCCTCCGCGGAGAAGCTGGCCGACAGCGAGCGCCCGGAGTGGGCCGAGACGATGCGCCGCTTCGAGCAGCAGCGCGCGGCCTTCGCGCAGGAGATCGTCGGCCTGGGCCACGCCTACGGTGACGACGTGGACGAGAGCGGTTCCGCTGTCGCCGCGGTGCACCGTGGCTGGCTGTCGCTGAAGGACGCGCTCACGGGCGACAAGCCCTCGGGTGTGCTCGACGCCGCCGTCTCGGGTGACAACCACACCGTGTCGGAGTACGAGAAGGCCCTGAAGGAAGACGACCTGAGCGACGGCTTCCGCACCGTCATCCAGCGCCAGCACGGCGAGGTCGTCGCTGCCCGCGACGAGGTCAAGGCCCTGCAGGCCGCGAGCTGAGTCGGCGCCCGCTCGGGGCGGGCGCCCCATAGACTCGAGCCGGAGCCCCGCGGTCTCGCCACCGCGGGGCTCTGTCGTGCCCGCACGCCGTCTTCGACGTGGTTTTCCCACGCGATGGTGCGGTGGCAGGCAGAATTGCTCCACCGCCATCACCTGCGACCGTCGAGGCCACCCATGAAGCAGTCCGTCCTGTCTGCCGCCGTCCTCCTGACCACGATCGGCCTCGCCGGGTGCGGGTCGGCCAGCAGCAGCGGATCGACGGCGTTCGCCGCCTCCGCCTCCGCACCCGTCGCGGGCGCGACGACGACGGCCGCGACGACGGCCCCGGTGACGGTCGGCG
Proteins encoded in this region:
- a CDS encoding helix-turn-helix domain-containing protein, which codes for MEEIIAGIRDGVPVYARPFEGRFGQAVRRGTEVALTSFLALPGTSRDALSEQARDVYVALGRGEVRQGRTLDSLLAAYRLGTRVTVRRFSEAAMAGGHDAPMLIALSESILVYIEEVSAASAQGFAFEQSERAGETDRRRVEVLELILRGQADEVAVQQAATAAGWSLPATLVAVILPSGEATGSRFALGPRSIVMARETDAVGLVPAPQSAQARRQLESALKGRLAVVGPARDWRHVPESLRLATTAMTVLGAEDPTQPGRALWVEEHLTDIVLGAEAGALHDLGAKRLAPLATLRGASRDKLETTLLSWLRHWGQRTPVADELGIHPQTVGYRVGQLRELFGDALDDPQVRFELELVLRARVALP
- a CDS encoding DUF3072 domain-containing protein, yielding MLGATDATTSTDDPSLEKDPSDWVSGGDPITESQKSYLDTLARQAGEELPADMTKAEASQHIDRLRSATGKD
- a CDS encoding PA2169 family four-helix-bundle protein encodes the protein MSADAKIAKDLVETLKDGQKGYAASAEKLADSERPEWAETMRRFEQQRAAFAQEIVGLGHAYGDDVDESGSAVAAVHRGWLSLKDALTGDKPSGVLDAAVSGDNHTVSEYEKALKEDDLSDGFRTVIQRQHGEVVAARDEVKALQAAS
- a CDS encoding ferredoxin reductase; the protein is MSRFRPLTSVARVFTTPHAPEDFLRLVNPLSSARQLRGVVTRVDRETPDSATIHFRPGRGWHAHQAGQWARIGVEIDGVRQWRSYSLTTAGGDDPAITVTAIGAISQALVHRTQPGDVLFLAPPQGDFVLPEHPRPLLMITAGSGLTPVMSMIRTLVRRRADADVQLVHSSRTPQTALFKDELDELAALDHGLTVHHWTTGERGRLDLTTTADLDALVPDWRERATYVCGPTEMIDAAELLWKGAEVEHHLVIERFAAVVAPGAGGEGGRVVFEKSDREIDVDGSTTLLDAGEDAGLIMPSGCRMGICQSCLVPLQSGRVRDIRSGEVHGDQGELIQTCVSTAAGDVFLDV
- a CDS encoding DNA helicase, which translates into the protein MSPTDDDPRRSAGGPGAPGAPAWPAPFRTTLVRDAVRGWQRALADVGGPNTLLWFRDLPLGTLDLTTAHPSGVSKLLAGRPTTVSDLVRERSAVSKARARARAIATTCDRVLEQRGLHVGFLALGLATWGTGGRSPQAPVLLRPIILRPHGTALVGPLDPEVELQLGSEVEVNPVLVRALRAQAGIELDEAALAASAVASGGFDPRPAYAVLQVVCADLPGFAVAPRLVVGTFPHSKLAMVSDLADHAADLTDHDVVAALAGDGDARAAVRAATPDPDPDPDRDPGAERLVLPLDASQGDVVDAVVRGASLAVTTAPGTGATQTVAALVAALAGEGRSVLVVSPLRRDLTDLVARLGPLGDLVLDAASAGTDRRATLQQVVDSFARVVDRRDRQLEQPVLAPDPGVLTAHRDVLRDHVAALHEVRSPWGVSVHQAQWAIAELALRTPAPSSRVRLQGQTLLELPRARLDELAQRLTEAALVGAWSGRAADDPWYGAHVATDVDAERAQEVVTRLAGGGLDRATAALDVVLQASSLPRAATVDDWAHALGIMAGVRDTLEVFRPEVFDTPLDEHVAATASAQQRRDEPPAGAALGTFTRARVRAQARRLLRPGRPPADLHAELVAARRHRRAWHELVGAGGRPEISPQLDEALQTYERLRADLGWLGELLSTTRSGGVDLLRLTLAELGDRLAALAEHTDRLRILPQVIPIVDELRASGLGDVVTDFAARGVGADEVAAELDHVWWVSIVRHVTRTDPFYAAHDGERLRAAATGYVAADTAHRAATAARVRSVVDGRTRAAVSAEPRVAAGLLAEADDSGRPRAVRDLLVTSGPLLLATRPCWVLSPYAVAETVPPGPLFDVVVIESAGLLTQQEAISALTRARQVVVLGDPAGPAPTPFTTSPPAPPALPSSASQQADGSTDEPVAPVAPVAPVAHAAPAAPVGAVEPVAGDAAHGMRSAFDALAEVLPTRRLVWDHRSTDERLLRAADQAASGEWLMTAPGVREESPVRVVRVEGVGLVVAGSETAIESTEAEVSRVVELVIEHARTRPTESLGVIGVTAAHADRLRLVLAHELRELDDGEGFFAQAGGGSSEAFDVRGLDDLGPSRWDAVILSVGYGKTPHGRVLHRFPDLMAPGADRLLVSATSRARTRLTLVTALDADDLDVERLRDPGPLALRRLLVDLEAAATDPRATGDRARDPLMADLGDRLRREGLQVLEDVGSGRHVIDLVVTDPRHRDLPPVAVEGDGASYAAMTGTRERDRLWEEHLTGLGWRFVRVWSTDLYRDPAREVARVVAATRPPPPGSGEGDPGGAPGVPS
- a CDS encoding acyl-CoA desaturase — protein: MRPTAAAHLSDDDVAALGAELDAIKEAVMADRGAKDAAYIRRVIRAQRTLELAGRASLVFASFPPAWIAGVGMLSVAKIIENMEIGHNVLHGQWDWMRDPDIHSTTWEWDFVTPAASWKHTHNDLHHVWTNVVGKDRDVGYGMLRMSEDQVWQPWNLGNPLYNALLAPVFEWGIAVYDLEIEEVVSGKKSKTELRRDLRAVGRKVARQFGKDYFATPAVAALTGSFVPALLGTLTANAIRNIWAHAVIFCGHFPEGADTFTEEMIEGETRGDWYVRQMIGSANIEGSQAMHFMTGNLSHQIEHHLFPDLPSNRYAEVAPKVREICTRYGLPYNSGPIHRQVGSTWAKIFRLALPPKGRFGRRAATT